The DNA window GTTCTTTGATAATCCTAACAATGAAAATGCCTTTGAAAAAATTAATTTATTCTCTCAGGGTCTCCTGCTTATAATTTTACCGTAAAACTTTTTTATTATGGGCCCAGCTGTCCTTATGAGTTCCTACCCCCAGATCTCATTATCAGGCAAAGTGGCCCTAATTACAGGAGGTTCCTCCGGTATAGGAAGAGCTATAGCCCTCAAGCTCTCTCAAGCGGGGGCTAAAATAGCTATTTTGGATATAAAGGAGTGCGAAGACTTGCTGGATGAGATAGGGAGGGATAAGGCTAGATTTTACAAGTGCGATGTCACATCAGCTGATGAGGTCAGGGAAGTCATTAGGAGGGTTTATGAGGAATTCGGCAGGATAGATATTGTTGTAAATTCTGCTGGTGTAATAGTCAGGAAGGATGCTGTTGAAACCAGTGAGGATGAGTGGGATAAGGTCTTGAACGTCAACCTGAAGGGTCCCTTCCTTGTCTCAAAATACTCGATACCTTACATGATCAGGGGAGGTGGTGGCAGCATAGTCAACGTAGCCTCGGGATGGGGGCTGAAGGGAGGCCCCAGGGCAGTGGCTTACTGCGCCTCCAAGGGAGGCCTAATCAATATGACTAGAGCCATGGCCATAGACCACGGTAAGGACGGGATAAGGGTCAACTGCGTCGCTCCGGGGGATGTGGATACCCCTATGCTCAGGAGCGAGGCCGAGCAGCTCGGTATGAAATGGGAGGATTTCCTGAGGGAGGCCTCTAACAGGCCTCTAGCCAGGATAGGGAAGCCTGAGGATATAGCTAATGCTGTCCTCTTCTTAGTGAGCGATATGGCCAGTTGGATAACTGGAGCTACTTTAGTAGTGGATGGAGGTGGTACTGCATGAGCCATCCCTACATCCCGAACTCAGTCGAGAGGGTTAAGAGGGAGATGCTCTCCTATATAGGGGTATCGAGCGTAGAGGAGCTCTACGCGAGCATACCTGAGGAGATAAGGTTCAAGGGGAGGATGAACCTGCCAGAGCCACTCAGATCTGAGTACGAGCTCTACAAGCATATGAGGGAGATCCTCTCTAAGAACGTGAGTTGCGAGGATTATTTATGCTTCAAGGGAGGGGGGACTTGGCCCCATTACGTCCCAGCGATATGCGATGAGATAGCTGGAAGGGCCGAGTTCCTCACCGCATATGCTGGGGATCCCTACGAGGACCACGGGAGGTGGCAGGCTCTCTTCGAGTTCGAGAGCTTGATGGCGGAGCTAGTAGATATGGATGTAGTAACAGTCCCCATTTACTCCTGGGGGCACGCTGCCGGCACGGCGATGAGGATGGCCCACAGGATAAACGGGAGGAGGGAAGTCCTCATACCCAGGACCATATCGCCGGAGAGGTTCTTAGTGGTAAATAACTAC is part of the Candidatus Korarchaeum sp. genome and encodes:
- a CDS encoding SDR family oxidoreductase; the protein is MSSYPQISLSGKVALITGGSSGIGRAIALKLSQAGAKIAILDIKECEDLLDEIGRDKARFYKCDVTSADEVREVIRRVYEEFGRIDIVVNSAGVIVRKDAVETSEDEWDKVLNVNLKGPFLVSKYSIPYMIRGGGGSIVNVASGWGLKGGPRAVAYCASKGGLINMTRAMAIDHGKDGIRVNCVAPGDVDTPMLRSEAEQLGMKWEDFLREASNRPLARIGKPEDIANAVLFLVSDMASWITGATLVVDGGGTA